One window of Haloarchaeobius salinus genomic DNA carries:
- a CDS encoding proline racemase family protein, with protein MDATALDWTPPDDWRRVETLDAHTGGEPLRIVLDGLPELEGETLLAKRRHMREELDDYRRLLMHEPRGHADMYGAVLTEPTDERADVGVLFTHNEGYSTMCGHGIVALGVAFVEAGPCESGDEIVFETPAGLVTATTEGTVDADGRQRVAQVAFENVPSFAYALDRTVAVPGIGAVGYDVAFGGAFYAYVEAADAGVGLGSGDASALVDAGRRIKQAVADDLAIQHPTEDDLSFLYGTIFVDDAPGSDADSRNVCVFADGEVDRCPTGTGVSGRLALLAAADRLAPGERFTVESIVDSRFTGWYDEETAFEGYDAVVPNVRGSAHITGRNTFVVDPEDPFQSGFFLR; from the coding sequence ATGGACGCAACTGCACTCGACTGGACCCCACCCGACGACTGGCGGCGGGTGGAGACGCTCGACGCCCACACCGGCGGCGAACCGCTGCGAATCGTGCTCGACGGCCTCCCCGAGCTCGAGGGCGAGACACTGCTGGCGAAGCGCCGGCACATGCGCGAGGAACTGGACGACTACCGTCGGCTGCTGATGCACGAGCCCCGTGGCCACGCCGACATGTACGGCGCGGTGCTGACGGAACCCACCGACGAGCGTGCCGACGTCGGCGTGCTGTTCACCCACAACGAGGGCTACAGCACGATGTGCGGGCACGGCATCGTCGCACTCGGCGTCGCGTTCGTCGAGGCCGGGCCGTGCGAGTCCGGCGACGAGATCGTGTTCGAGACGCCAGCGGGGCTGGTGACGGCGACGACCGAGGGGACGGTCGACGCCGATGGTCGGCAACGGGTCGCACAGGTCGCCTTCGAGAACGTCCCGTCGTTCGCCTACGCGCTGGACCGGACCGTGGCGGTGCCGGGCATCGGCGCGGTCGGCTACGACGTCGCGTTCGGCGGCGCGTTCTACGCGTACGTCGAGGCTGCCGATGCGGGTGTCGGACTCGGAAGCGGGGACGCGTCGGCGCTGGTCGACGCTGGACGCAGGATCAAGCAGGCGGTCGCGGACGATCTGGCGATCCAGCACCCGACCGAGGACGACCTCTCGTTCCTCTACGGCACCATCTTCGTCGACGACGCCCCCGGTTCGGACGCGGACAGCCGGAACGTCTGCGTCTTCGCCGACGGCGAGGTCGACCGCTGCCCGACGGGGACGGGCGTGAGCGGCCGGCTCGCCCTGCTCGCCGCGGCCGACCGGCTCGCGCCGGGCGAGCGGTTCACCGTCGAGAGCATCGTCGACTCGCGGTTCACCGGCTGGTACGACGAGGAGACCGCGTTCGAGGGGTACGACGCGGTCGTGCCGAACGTCCGGGGGAGCGCGCACATCACGGGCCGGAACACGTTCGTCGTCGACCCCGAGGACCCGTTCCAGTCCGGGTTCTTCCTGCGGTAG
- a CDS encoding metalloprotease translates to MSTSMRAIKETELRDLAAAWIALSVAFALLFFRGAFQPGSVSAATLPFAIVVCAITAGVAFLLHELAHKFTAQRFGYPAAFKADYNMLLLAIFSAMVGFLFAAPGAVYHPQTGERESGLIALAGPATNVALLAVFYPLFLVGGVVGIVGYLGVWINAFLAGFNMIPYGPLDGKKVWNWSKPVFVVSFLVCGSLAAGAFLGYLP, encoded by the coding sequence ATGAGCACGTCGATGCGCGCCATCAAGGAGACGGAGCTTCGGGACCTCGCGGCAGCCTGGATCGCGCTCTCGGTCGCGTTCGCGCTGCTGTTCTTCCGCGGCGCGTTCCAGCCCGGATCGGTCTCCGCGGCCACGCTCCCGTTCGCCATCGTCGTCTGTGCAATCACCGCCGGCGTGGCGTTCCTGCTCCACGAGCTGGCGCACAAGTTCACCGCCCAGCGCTTCGGCTACCCGGCGGCATTCAAGGCCGACTACAACATGCTGCTGCTCGCCATCTTCAGCGCGATGGTCGGCTTCCTGTTCGCCGCTCCAGGAGCCGTCTACCACCCGCAGACGGGCGAGCGCGAGAGCGGGCTCATCGCGCTCGCCGGCCCGGCGACGAACGTCGCGCTGCTCGCGGTGTTCTACCCGCTGTTCCTCGTCGGTGGCGTCGTCGGCATCGTCGGCTACCTCGGCGTCTGGATCAACGCCTTCCTCGCGGGCTTCAACATGATCCCGTACGGCCCGCTCGACGGCAAGAAGGTCTGGAACTGGAGCAAGCCCGTCTTCGTCGTGAGCTTCCTCGTCTGTGGTTCGCTGGCGGCGGGTGCGTTCCTCGGATACCTGCCCTGA
- a CDS encoding TraB/GumN family protein produces MSDSAAPPAPEPPDPPGDGEGSVTVLGTAHVSERSVEEVRETIADERPDVVAVELDEDRYRQMRGETPDDIEPRDLLEGNTVFQFIAYWMLSYVQTRMGEKFDIEPGADMLAAVEAAEEHGLGVSLVDRDIQVTIQRFWRRMTALEKVKMMSGLIFGVADALVVGVTAGLFLGLFLGPLAGFAVPAVFGIGTTTVQSVAGGSLVGLLAGYLLWEGGMRTMREDQSIAIGAVGGLTVGAGVAASGITAPYVANVLGGGLGVAFTAGLLGGILAGVGVGAVLGLVLAVGGYDADEVEEYEEFDIDDLTDGDVVTAMMEEFRRFSPGGAQALIDERDAYIAHNLVALKNQGYSVVAVVGAGHREGIERYLADPASLPPMASLQGTEKKRRFSIMKAFVYLLTVGYVAFFFLLVMAGVNDLFLLQLFAAWFLYNGIFAFGLAKLAGARWTSAGVGGAIAWLTSLNPVLAPGWFAGYMELRKDPVNVGDIATLNEILSDEESPLLDVVRRMFDVPLFKLIMVVAATNIGSVIASFSFPVVVLPWLAPDEIDTVDELMSVLLRGAENSLDIIVGLL; encoded by the coding sequence ATGAGTGATTCAGCCGCCCCTCCGGCACCCGAACCCCCCGACCCGCCGGGAGACGGCGAGGGCTCGGTCACCGTGCTCGGGACGGCCCACGTGTCGGAGCGGAGCGTCGAGGAGGTCCGCGAGACCATCGCCGACGAGCGGCCGGACGTCGTCGCCGTCGAGCTCGACGAGGACCGCTACCGGCAGATGCGCGGGGAGACCCCCGACGACATCGAGCCACGCGACCTGCTCGAGGGCAACACCGTCTTCCAGTTCATCGCCTACTGGATGCTCTCGTACGTCCAGACCCGGATGGGCGAGAAGTTCGACATCGAGCCCGGCGCGGACATGCTCGCGGCCGTCGAGGCCGCCGAGGAGCACGGCCTGGGCGTCTCGCTGGTCGACCGCGACATCCAGGTGACCATCCAGCGGTTCTGGCGTCGGATGACCGCGCTGGAGAAGGTGAAGATGATGTCGGGGCTCATCTTCGGCGTCGCCGACGCGCTCGTCGTCGGCGTCACGGCCGGCCTGTTCCTGGGGCTGTTCCTCGGCCCCCTCGCGGGATTCGCCGTCCCGGCCGTCTTCGGCATCGGCACGACGACCGTCCAGTCCGTCGCCGGCGGCAGCCTCGTCGGCCTGCTCGCGGGCTACCTGCTCTGGGAGGGCGGGATGCGGACCATGCGCGAGGACCAGTCCATCGCCATCGGCGCGGTCGGCGGGTTGACCGTCGGTGCCGGTGTCGCAGCCAGCGGCATCACGGCACCGTACGTCGCGAACGTCCTCGGTGGCGGTCTCGGCGTCGCGTTCACCGCCGGCCTGCTCGGCGGCATCCTCGCGGGCGTCGGCGTCGGTGCCGTCCTCGGACTCGTTCTCGCCGTCGGAGGCTACGACGCCGACGAGGTCGAGGAGTACGAGGAGTTCGACATCGACGACCTCACCGACGGCGACGTCGTCACGGCGATGATGGAGGAGTTCCGCCGGTTCTCCCCCGGCGGCGCGCAGGCGCTCATCGACGAGCGCGACGCCTACATCGCCCACAACCTCGTCGCGCTGAAGAACCAGGGCTACTCCGTCGTCGCGGTCGTCGGTGCGGGCCACCGCGAGGGCATCGAACGCTACCTCGCCGACCCAGCCTCGCTCCCACCGATGGCGTCGCTGCAGGGGACCGAGAAGAAGCGCCGGTTCTCCATCATGAAGGCGTTCGTCTACCTGCTGACCGTCGGCTACGTCGCCTTCTTCTTCCTGCTCGTGATGGCCGGCGTGAACGACCTGTTCCTCCTGCAGCTCTTTGCGGCGTGGTTCCTCTACAACGGCATCTTCGCGTTCGGCCTCGCGAAGCTCGCCGGCGCGCGCTGGACGAGCGCGGGCGTCGGCGGCGCGATCGCGTGGCTCACCAGCCTCAACCCGGTGCTCGCGCCGGGCTGGTTCGCGGGCTACATGGAGCTCCGCAAGGACCCCGTCAACGTCGGCGACATCGCCACGCTCAACGAGATCCTCTCCGACGAGGAGAGCCCGCTGCTGGACGTGGTCCGCCGGATGTTCGACGTGCCGCTGTTCAAGCTCATCATGGTCGTCGCCGCGACGAACATCGGCAGCGTCATCGCGAGCTTCAGCTTCCCGGTCGTCGTCCTGCCGTGGCTCGCGCCCGACGAGATAGACACCGTCGACGAACTGATGAGCGTGCTCCTGCGTGGGGCCGAGAACAGCCTGGACATCATCGTGGGGCTGCTATGA
- a CDS encoding acyl-CoA thioesterase: protein MPSLTDTYVENRVIVNPNDANNLGAAHGGNVMKWMDEVAAMAAMRFAGETCVTARMDQTNFRRPIPQADIALVRAYVFEAGRTSVKTRVRVFREDPHTGETELTTESYMVFVAIDEDDEPTPVPELTIDSERGEELYEAAVDGEE from the coding sequence ATGCCCAGCCTGACCGACACCTACGTCGAGAACCGCGTCATCGTCAACCCGAACGACGCGAACAACCTCGGCGCTGCCCACGGTGGCAACGTCATGAAGTGGATGGACGAGGTCGCCGCGATGGCGGCGATGCGCTTCGCCGGTGAGACCTGTGTCACCGCCCGGATGGACCAGACGAACTTCCGGCGTCCCATCCCACAGGCCGACATCGCGCTCGTCAGGGCGTACGTGTTCGAGGCGGGCCGGACGAGCGTGAAGACCCGGGTCCGGGTGTTCCGCGAGGACCCCCACACGGGCGAGACGGAGCTGACCACGGAGTCCTACATGGTGTTCGTCGCCATCGACGAGGACGACGAGCCGACGCCGGTGCCCGAGCTGACCATCGACAGCGAACGCGGCGAGGAGCTGTACGAGGCCGCCGTCGACGGCGAGGAGTAG
- a CDS encoding class I SAM-dependent methyltransferase, with amino-acid sequence MPSDDDPTAGEAYDELADSYAADVRSNAYNAHLEFPATSSMVPDVEGARVLDAGCGTGVYTELLLDRGAEVVGVDASEAMLAHAREAVGDRAEFWQADLGERLEFPGDSFDGIVSALALGYVADWEALFAEFARVLRPGGFVVFSTGHPLDQFPLDEGGEPADAENYFEVERLTKEWDVPVPYYRRPFSAVVNPLLENGFRLEAVVEPQPTEGFRERLPERYEKESRYPVFLCVRARLD; translated from the coding sequence ATGCCCTCCGACGACGACCCCACCGCGGGAGAGGCGTACGACGAACTGGCGGACTCCTACGCCGCGGACGTCCGCTCGAACGCCTACAACGCTCATCTGGAGTTCCCCGCCACGTCGTCGATGGTACCGGACGTCGAGGGGGCGCGGGTCCTCGACGCCGGCTGTGGTACCGGCGTCTACACCGAACTCCTGCTCGACCGCGGTGCCGAGGTCGTCGGCGTCGACGCCAGCGAGGCGATGCTCGCCCACGCCCGGGAGGCGGTCGGCGACCGCGCGGAGTTCTGGCAGGCCGACCTCGGCGAGCGGCTCGAGTTCCCCGGCGACTCGTTCGACGGCATCGTCAGCGCGCTCGCCCTCGGCTACGTCGCGGACTGGGAGGCGCTGTTCGCGGAGTTCGCCCGGGTCCTCCGGCCCGGTGGCTTCGTTGTGTTCTCGACGGGCCACCCCCTCGACCAGTTCCCGCTCGACGAGGGCGGGGAACCCGCCGACGCGGAGAACTACTTCGAGGTCGAGCGGCTGACGAAGGAGTGGGACGTGCCGGTGCCGTACTACCGGCGGCCGTTCTCGGCGGTCGTGAACCCCCTGCTGGAGAACGGGTTCCGGCTGGAGGCCGTCGTCGAACCGCAGCCGACCGAGGGGTTCCGGGAGCGGCTACCGGAGCGGTACGAGAAGGAGTCCCGGTACCCGGTGTTCCTCTGCGTGCGGGCGAGACTGGACTGA
- a CDS encoding S66 family peptidase: protein MQEFVTPPPVEPGDRVAVVAPASNVPSEFSYVYELGLDRMREQFDLEPVEYPTATKDPEWLSGHPEERAQDIMDAFADPDISAVIANIGGNDQLTVLPHLEPDVLREHPTRFYGWSDNTNLTCYLWNQGIVSYYGGSTLLEYAMDGGMFDYSVEYIGRALFDESIGEWEEADCFTDQAGDWEDPRSLQYPRDIEPSDGRTWAGGEEVAEGRIWGGCFEVLDQWFVHDEWLPEPDELRGCVFAMETSEELPHPGMVKGWLQALGEAGYLAAFDGVLVGRPTARNHTPAGDTPAHERETFRDQHRQVVESVLAEYNPDAPVVLDCEFGHTYPTCPLPIGGEVRIDPETETLTLL, encoded by the coding sequence ATGCAGGAGTTCGTCACGCCGCCGCCCGTCGAACCCGGGGACAGGGTGGCCGTGGTCGCACCGGCGTCGAACGTCCCGTCCGAGTTCTCGTACGTCTACGAGCTCGGCCTCGACCGGATGCGCGAGCAGTTCGACCTCGAACCCGTCGAGTACCCGACGGCGACGAAGGACCCGGAGTGGCTCTCCGGGCATCCCGAGGAGCGCGCCCAGGACATCATGGACGCGTTCGCTGACCCCGACATCTCGGCGGTCATCGCGAACATCGGTGGGAACGACCAGCTCACGGTCCTCCCGCATCTCGAGCCCGACGTCCTCCGCGAGCACCCGACCCGCTTCTACGGCTGGTCGGACAACACGAACCTCACGTGCTACCTCTGGAACCAGGGTATCGTCTCCTACTACGGCGGCTCGACGCTGCTGGAGTACGCGATGGACGGGGGGATGTTCGACTACTCCGTCGAGTACATCGGCCGCGCGCTGTTCGACGAGTCCATCGGCGAGTGGGAGGAAGCGGACTGCTTCACGGACCAGGCGGGCGACTGGGAGGACCCGCGGAGCCTCCAGTACCCCCGGGATATCGAGCCGTCGGACGGCCGGACCTGGGCCGGTGGTGAGGAGGTTGCCGAGGGCCGCATCTGGGGCGGCTGCTTCGAGGTGCTCGACCAGTGGTTCGTCCACGACGAGTGGCTACCCGAGCCCGACGAGCTGCGGGGCTGCGTGTTCGCCATGGAGACCAGCGAGGAGCTCCCCCACCCCGGGATGGTGAAGGGCTGGCTCCAGGCGCTCGGCGAGGCGGGCTACCTGGCGGCCTTCGACGGCGTGCTCGTCGGCCGACCGACCGCGCGGAACCACACCCCGGCCGGCGATACGCCGGCCCACGAGCGGGAGACGTTCCGCGACCAGCACCGGCAGGTCGTCGAGTCGGTCCTCGCCGAGTACAACCCCGACGCGCCTGTCGTGCTGGACTGCGAGTTCGGCCACACCTACCCGACGTGTCCGCTCCCCATCGGCGGCGAGGTCCGCATCGACCCCGAGACGGAGACGCTGACGCTCCTGTAG
- a CDS encoding ABC transporter permease, with protein MSLQGVVKKDFLDVRRAKLVWGVGLLYTLFTVLYFYGVGSTTNSTDLGSQLYGLAGIGILVIPLIALVSAYLSVAGERESGSLKFLLSYPNDRLDVVLGKFIARSAIVSGAIVVAFLVGLGLGFYYFETVDLATYAGFVALTLLFTLVYVGIAVGLSAATGSRSRAMGSAIGVWFVLNVFWNFLPIQPATIVQFVADKLSVDISDGVLTFIASLSPTAAYLSTLDLVLARNQATGKGFEGYSQPDVWFLDTWVMFVILAFWLVVPLALGYWRFQRADLG; from the coding sequence ATGAGCCTGCAAGGCGTGGTCAAGAAGGACTTCCTCGACGTGCGTCGCGCGAAGCTCGTCTGGGGCGTCGGCCTGCTGTACACGCTGTTCACCGTCCTGTACTTCTACGGGGTCGGTTCGACCACCAACAGCACAGATCTCGGTTCCCAGTTGTACGGGCTGGCGGGGATCGGCATCCTCGTCATCCCGCTCATCGCACTCGTTTCGGCGTACCTCTCCGTGGCGGGTGAACGGGAGTCGGGGAGCCTGAAGTTCCTGCTCTCGTACCCGAACGACCGACTCGACGTCGTCCTCGGGAAGTTCATCGCACGGTCGGCCATCGTCAGCGGGGCTATCGTCGTCGCGTTCCTCGTCGGTCTCGGCCTCGGGTTCTACTACTTCGAGACGGTCGACCTGGCGACCTACGCCGGCTTCGTCGCGCTGACGCTCCTGTTCACGCTCGTGTACGTCGGCATCGCCGTCGGCCTCTCGGCGGCGACCGGTTCGCGCTCGCGCGCCATGGGCTCGGCCATCGGCGTCTGGTTCGTCCTCAACGTGTTCTGGAACTTCCTGCCCATCCAGCCGGCGACCATCGTCCAGTTCGTCGCCGACAAGCTGAGCGTCGACATCTCCGACGGCGTGCTGACGTTCATCGCGTCGCTCAGCCCGACGGCGGCGTACCTGAGCACTCTCGACCTCGTGCTCGCACGGAACCAGGCCACCGGGAAGGGGTTCGAGGGCTACAGCCAGCCGGACGTCTGGTTCCTCGACACCTGGGTGATGTTCGTCATCCTCGCGTTCTGGCTGGTCGTCCCGCTCGCGCTGGGCTACTGGCGGTTCCAGCGCGCCGACCTGGGCTGA
- a CDS encoding ABC transporter ATP-binding protein: MAAIETNALTKRFGDVLAVDELDLTVQEGEIFGFLGPNGAGKSTTINMLLDFHRPSSGSATVLGFDAQDEIDEIRERVGVLPEGLELYGRLTAREHLELCVEMKDAPDDPLDVLERVGLSEEADRKAGGFSTGMSQRLALGMALVGDPELIILDEPSSGLDPNGIQHMRELLRDEAESGTTVFFSSHILSEVEAVCDRVGIMSQGELVTVDTIDNLRERSGDAGEVELTVETVPDDLGLKVMDDVSDVQVDGDEIRAYCHDGEAKMNVIRHVDRAATVTNVVATETSLEELFNKYTGGGRDGLDEDARELAEDREQAQEVPQ, encoded by the coding sequence ATGGCAGCTATCGAAACGAACGCCCTGACGAAACGATTCGGCGACGTCCTCGCCGTCGACGAGCTGGACCTCACGGTCCAGGAGGGGGAGATCTTCGGCTTCCTCGGCCCGAACGGTGCCGGCAAGTCGACGACGATCAACATGCTGCTCGACTTCCACCGCCCCTCCAGCGGCTCTGCGACCGTCCTCGGCTTCGACGCCCAGGACGAGATCGACGAGATCCGCGAGCGGGTCGGCGTCCTCCCCGAAGGCCTCGAGCTGTACGGCCGGCTCACCGCCCGCGAGCACCTCGAACTCTGCGTCGAGATGAAGGACGCACCCGACGACCCGTTGGACGTGCTCGAACGGGTCGGTCTCAGCGAGGAGGCCGACCGGAAGGCCGGCGGCTTCTCGACCGGGATGTCCCAGCGCCTCGCGCTCGGGATGGCGCTGGTCGGCGACCCGGAGCTCATCATCCTCGACGAGCCCTCCTCCGGGCTGGACCCCAACGGCATCCAGCACATGCGCGAGCTCCTCCGCGACGAGGCCGAAAGCGGCACGACCGTCTTCTTCTCGTCGCACATCCTCAGCGAGGTCGAGGCGGTCTGCGACCGCGTCGGCATCATGAGCCAGGGCGAACTCGTCACTGTCGACACTATCGACAACCTGCGCGAGCGCTCCGGCGACGCCGGCGAGGTCGAACTCACCGTCGAGACGGTGCCCGACGACCTCGGGCTGAAGGTGATGGACGACGTGAGCGACGTCCAGGTAGACGGCGACGAGATCCGCGCCTACTGCCACGACGGCGAGGCGAAGATGAACGTCATCCGCCACGTCGACCGCGCCGCGACCGTGACGAACGTCGTCGCCACCGAGACCTCGCTCGAGGAGCTGTTCAACAAGTACACCGGCGGCGGCCGGGACGGCCTCGACGAGGACGCCCGCGAGCTCGCCGAAGATCGCGAGCAGGCACAGGAGGTGCCCCAATGA
- a CDS encoding ArsR/SmtB family transcription factor, translated as MSEEVLVDVAGLLEDEYARAILVNTSSEPMSATELAERCDASPPTIYRRIDRLREHDLVESEQELDPDGHHYEVFVANLERVTIELGDDGFEVEIERQTDPADRFTSLFEELR; from the coding sequence ATGAGCGAGGAGGTGCTCGTGGACGTCGCCGGGCTGCTCGAGGACGAGTACGCCCGGGCGATCCTCGTCAACACAAGCTCGGAGCCGATGTCGGCCACCGAGCTGGCGGAGCGATGCGACGCGTCTCCCCCCACCATCTACCGTCGCATCGACCGGCTCCGCGAGCACGACCTCGTCGAGTCAGAGCAAGAGCTCGACCCCGACGGGCACCACTACGAGGTGTTCGTCGCCAACCTCGAGCGGGTGACCATCGAGCTCGGCGACGACGGCTTCGAGGTAGAGATCGAGCGACAGACCGACCCGGCGGACCGGTTCACGAGCCTGTTCGAGGAGCTGAGATAG
- a CDS encoding DUF7521 family protein, whose protein sequence is MQGVTTTGGPTILVLTLFVGVFASVALASVIAYRAYRAYQRTHSTRLLALSAGLFTIVAVPKVLNIVLSTLRYSAETTSTVAATARLAGLCIVLYAIYAGD, encoded by the coding sequence ATGCAAGGGGTCACCACCACCGGCGGGCCGACGATACTCGTCCTGACGCTGTTCGTCGGCGTCTTCGCGTCCGTCGCGCTGGCGAGCGTCATCGCGTACCGGGCCTACCGGGCCTACCAGCGCACCCACAGCACGCGCCTCCTCGCGCTCAGCGCCGGCCTGTTCACCATCGTCGCCGTCCCGAAGGTGCTGAACATCGTGCTGTCGACGCTCCGGTACTCCGCCGAGACGACGAGCACCGTCGCCGCCACAGCGCGTCTCGCGGGGCTCTGCATCGTGCTGTACGCCATCTACGCGGGTGACTGA
- a CDS encoding DUF7521 family protein gives MMDPLLVRSAVAAVGVVVSLLVVYQAYRGYLRNGSRAMRALAVGIALLGTVHFLLLLPGGTSQELDLGLSILRQVVDVVGLAVVFYALTRS, from the coding sequence ATGATGGACCCGCTCCTCGTGCGCTCGGCGGTCGCGGCCGTCGGCGTCGTCGTCAGCCTCCTCGTCGTCTACCAGGCGTACCGCGGGTACCTCCGGAACGGGAGCCGGGCGATGCGCGCACTCGCCGTCGGCATCGCGCTGCTCGGGACGGTCCACTTCCTGCTCCTGCTCCCCGGTGGGACCAGCCAGGAGCTCGACCTCGGGCTCTCAATCCTCCGTCAGGTGGTCGACGTCGTCGGGCTCGCGGTCGTGTTCTACGCGCTGACGAGGAGCTGA
- a CDS encoding DUF106 domain-containing protein, producing MDTTDDTGWSTADRVAGLLALVLAAGYVLSPIQTAVAMVWSAVLGPFTVILPFSVLVLLLAGTNGVFTALLQAKLRDSDRVERLQGRIEELQARQREAREADDLSVDDLDDEQLELNRTMLAMLKANFRPLVWSMLVTIPTFLWLRWVFLAPAAGIAPAMVFVPLVGQLSWTATVIGPVKLWLAWYFGASLSTGFVARRVVRRVGVGQ from the coding sequence ATGGATACGACGGACGATACAGGCTGGTCGACCGCCGACAGAGTCGCCGGACTCCTCGCACTGGTGCTCGCGGCCGGCTACGTCCTCTCGCCGATCCAGACCGCGGTCGCGATGGTCTGGTCGGCCGTTCTGGGCCCGTTCACCGTGATACTCCCGTTCTCCGTCCTCGTGCTGCTGCTCGCGGGGACGAACGGCGTCTTCACCGCCCTCCTCCAGGCGAAGCTCCGGGACTCGGACCGGGTCGAACGGCTCCAGGGCCGCATCGAGGAGCTCCAGGCACGACAGCGGGAGGCACGCGAGGCGGACGACCTGTCGGTCGACGACCTCGACGACGAACAGCTGGAACTGAACCGGACGATGCTCGCGATGCTGAAGGCGAACTTCAGACCGCTCGTCTGGAGCATGCTCGTCACGATCCCGACGTTCCTCTGGCTGCGCTGGGTGTTCCTCGCGCCCGCAGCCGGCATCGCACCGGCGATGGTGTTCGTCCCGCTGGTCGGCCAGCTGTCGTGGACCGCGACCGTGATCGGGCCGGTCAAGCTGTGGCTGGCGTGGTACTTCGGCGCGTCGCTCTCCACCGGGTTCGTCGCCCGCCGTGTGGTCCGGCGTGTCGGCGTCGGCCAGTGA
- a CDS encoding rubrerythrin-like domain-containing protein: MVRTDPYTPTRAEYECVRCGARVDSASATCDKPLCDGEVRNVAVSRE, from the coding sequence ATGGTACGAACCGACCCATACACACCGACCCGGGCCGAGTACGAGTGCGTCCGCTGTGGCGCGCGAGTCGACTCGGCCAGCGCGACCTGCGACAAGCCGCTCTGTGACGGCGAAGTCCGCAACGTCGCCGTCTCACGGGAGTAG